One part of the Sorangiineae bacterium MSr11954 genome encodes these proteins:
- a CDS encoding KAP family NTPase, translated as MLESVVVVAPRMAKRDDFARLGKLTDCPLVLVALPDGQENTDASAREGHLASGIEKCETARFIVLVQGNPATDADGHHRAFLTQLYARLSPKARRRSLSFDWQWTAPTGSSDGLLPSSPPWGRSAGDLANARDDDLRPLLEAGAPPPRTTDERPFEGMVMGDHPATDDRLGFEPAVGELASILSSEKLQLPLVVSIEGGWGAGKSSFMAQLRTELRKKATTNGKPLDTDPPGVVTIWFDAWAAEAQSSLLSRFVLGLLDEIQRREGLLTRGWNRLRLARRRFDLGTGWKDLAKLVTGLLVLSMGIAGAWASIAMRDASSWVAEKTAAGANALTIFSAAFGTVVGAVGIRRISKWAGSPFSIDLSKHLREPGYEAKTGFLDAFRRDLHRVIDVYAPSSTRIYVFIDDLDRCDPALVAELTQAINVLLGQAVPFVYVLGLDRQKVAAAIAAKYDKIAALVADPAEKGAPLAFGHAFLEKLIQLPYRVPAPTADALPSLVASDEHGSDTSLGAAVRLVARFLEFNPRRIKQFTNVLSLRVRLLAKMTSELRAGSRRPTLHALAKVIAIELRQPELIRDIAEDANLLNALVLGSGRGTETEAYRRWSAQSELMELLTATLPARAPDVVKVDREVSLLDVDFGSLLHLSPQSGAARDAPEVAMAPLVAVENYAREYERLRRAGPSSVSRTKMLTRLFDDVARIQRTTPLPPETIEELFSTEKEGNRIAALALCQSKQPPLSWTIALRVLDSPRSAFEDYQALRLLVQVWPLLDSPTRRRTARAVSHRRYTGPPIPRPDTSRWVMSETLLRMARSIELEDEIMIELPDQEPIRIELYRVRSFNALADRIYAALDGAVAPYSYGTDWVIRHGTNVLEHMRQINGEDPGEYVSDERSLRSLGVGAGDVLRVELLGHRAKRSIARSADDASRMVSPSFDP; from the coding sequence ATGCTCGAAAGCGTCGTCGTGGTCGCACCGCGTATGGCGAAACGGGATGATTTCGCCCGGCTTGGCAAGCTAACGGATTGTCCGCTCGTCCTGGTCGCGCTCCCCGACGGGCAGGAGAATACGGATGCCTCGGCACGCGAAGGACACCTCGCGTCCGGCATCGAGAAGTGCGAGACCGCGCGCTTCATCGTGCTCGTTCAAGGCAATCCGGCGACGGACGCCGATGGTCATCATCGCGCCTTTCTGACTCAGCTCTACGCGCGGCTATCGCCAAAAGCGCGCCGGCGCTCATTGAGCTTCGATTGGCAATGGACAGCGCCGACGGGGTCAAGTGACGGCCTTTTGCCGAGCTCTCCGCCATGGGGTCGATCCGCTGGCGATCTCGCGAACGCCCGCGACGATGATCTGCGCCCCTTGCTGGAGGCGGGCGCGCCTCCCCCCAGAACGACCGACGAGCGACCGTTCGAGGGCATGGTGATGGGCGACCATCCCGCGACGGACGATCGACTCGGATTCGAACCGGCGGTGGGCGAGCTGGCGTCGATCCTGTCGAGCGAAAAGCTGCAGCTACCGCTGGTCGTTTCCATCGAGGGTGGGTGGGGTGCAGGCAAATCGTCGTTCATGGCGCAGCTGCGCACCGAGTTGCGCAAGAAGGCCACGACGAACGGAAAACCGCTCGACACCGATCCCCCCGGCGTCGTCACCATATGGTTCGACGCGTGGGCGGCCGAGGCACAATCCTCGCTCCTCTCGCGCTTCGTCCTCGGGCTCCTCGACGAGATCCAGCGGCGCGAAGGGCTCCTGACACGCGGGTGGAATCGGCTTCGCCTCGCACGAAGGCGGTTCGACCTGGGGACGGGGTGGAAGGATCTCGCCAAGCTCGTCACCGGGCTGCTCGTTCTGTCGATGGGCATCGCGGGCGCGTGGGCGAGCATCGCGATGCGCGACGCGAGCTCGTGGGTCGCGGAGAAAACGGCGGCCGGCGCGAACGCGCTGACGATCTTCTCGGCTGCATTCGGCACCGTCGTCGGCGCGGTCGGGATTCGCCGGATCAGCAAATGGGCGGGCTCGCCCTTTTCCATCGATCTCTCCAAGCACCTCCGCGAGCCCGGGTACGAGGCCAAAACGGGCTTTCTCGATGCATTTCGCCGAGACCTTCACCGTGTGATCGACGTCTACGCCCCCTCGAGCACACGCATCTACGTCTTCATCGACGATCTCGATCGGTGCGATCCCGCGCTGGTGGCGGAGCTGACGCAGGCCATCAACGTCCTTCTCGGACAAGCGGTTCCATTCGTTTATGTCCTCGGCTTGGATCGTCAAAAGGTCGCGGCGGCGATCGCGGCCAAGTACGACAAGATCGCAGCGCTGGTCGCGGATCCCGCGGAGAAAGGTGCGCCGCTCGCATTCGGACACGCGTTCCTCGAGAAGCTCATCCAACTCCCCTATCGCGTCCCGGCGCCGACGGCCGACGCCCTCCCGTCGCTGGTCGCCAGCGACGAGCATGGGAGCGACACCTCCCTCGGCGCGGCGGTGAGGCTGGTCGCGCGGTTTCTCGAGTTCAACCCGCGCCGCATCAAGCAATTCACCAATGTCCTCTCGCTGCGCGTCCGCTTGCTCGCAAAGATGACATCGGAGTTGCGCGCTGGCTCGCGCCGCCCCACGCTTCATGCGCTCGCGAAGGTCATCGCCATCGAGCTCCGCCAGCCGGAGCTCATACGCGACATCGCAGAAGACGCCAATCTGCTCAACGCGCTCGTCCTCGGCTCGGGCCGCGGGACGGAGACCGAGGCATACCGCCGCTGGTCGGCGCAATCCGAGTTGATGGAGCTGCTCACCGCGACCCTTCCCGCGCGCGCGCCCGACGTCGTCAAGGTCGATCGGGAGGTATCGCTGCTCGATGTGGATTTCGGATCGCTCCTGCACCTGAGTCCCCAGTCCGGCGCGGCACGCGACGCGCCCGAGGTGGCCATGGCTCCCCTCGTGGCCGTGGAGAACTATGCACGGGAGTACGAGAGGCTCCGGCGCGCCGGACCATCCAGCGTCAGCCGAACCAAAATGCTCACGCGGCTCTTCGACGACGTAGCCCGCATTCAACGCACCACACCGCTGCCGCCCGAGACCATCGAGGAGCTCTTCTCTACGGAGAAAGAGGGCAATCGCATCGCCGCCCTGGCGTTGTGCCAAAGCAAGCAACCCCCTCTGTCATGGACGATCGCGTTGCGCGTGCTCGATTCCCCGCGCAGCGCCTTCGAGGACTACCAGGCGCTGCGCTTGCTCGTCCAAGTGTGGCCGCTCCTCGATTCGCCGACGCGACGGCGCACCGCGCGGGCCGTATCGCACCGCCGCTACACGGGCCCGCCGATCCCACGCCCCGATACATCCAGGTGGGTCATGAGCGAAACGCTCCTCCGAATGGCGCGGAGCATCGAGCTGGAAGACGAGATCATGATCGAATTGCCCGATCAAGAGCCGATTCGCATCGAGCTGTACAGAGTACGATCGTTCAATGCGCTCGCCGATCGCATTTATGCCGCCTTGGATGGAGCCGTGGCCCCCTATTCCTACGGGACGGATTGGGTCATCCGGCACGGCACGAACGTCCTCGAACACATGCGGCAAATCAATGGGGAGGACCCAGGGGAATACGTATCCGACGAGCGGTCGCTGCGGTCCCTCGGCGTGGGAGCCGGTGATGTGTTGCGCGTCGAGCTCCTCGGTCACCGGGCGAAACGCTCGATCGCGCGCAGCGCCGATGATGCTTCTCGGATGGTCTCGCCGTCGTTCGACCCTTGA
- a CDS encoding GFA family protein → MLIAQIVFDDFTDVDVFLAWDLLNRVRVRARRPDWRVELLGTEAQHRSVSGLTLPMHGRIEEAAAADAVLFASGPATRELRFDREYLARFALDPTRQLIGSMCSGALLLAALGLLEGKRATTHPTAAPLLREAGIEVVDAPFVRQGNIATAAACLAGVELSAWVIEVLLGKDARDAVLAEVQPVGRPFQPADPPFQPAAESPLEPSGDALYRGSCLCKAIEYELHAELGDFGYCHCTSCRKASGTAHGSNSPVDRARFRLLRGASVLREHESSPGKFRTFCSSCGSPIYAYLASSPDVLRIRLGSLDTPFTKQARAHTFVSDKAPWEDIVDEVPQFAEWAPRSVLHQRGSRQRET, encoded by the coding sequence ATGCTCATCGCTCAAATCGTGTTCGACGATTTTACGGACGTCGACGTTTTTCTCGCGTGGGACCTCCTCAATCGCGTACGCGTTCGTGCTCGCAGGCCGGATTGGAGGGTCGAGCTGCTCGGAACGGAGGCCCAGCACCGGAGCGTCTCCGGTTTGACCTTGCCGATGCACGGGCGCATCGAGGAGGCGGCCGCGGCCGACGCCGTTCTCTTCGCGAGCGGCCCCGCCACGCGCGAGCTCCGCTTCGACCGCGAATACCTCGCCCGTTTCGCGCTCGATCCAACGAGGCAACTCATCGGCTCCATGTGCTCGGGCGCCTTGTTGCTCGCCGCGCTCGGATTGCTGGAGGGCAAACGGGCGACGACCCACCCGACGGCCGCGCCGCTTCTTCGGGAGGCGGGGATCGAGGTGGTCGACGCGCCGTTCGTGCGCCAAGGGAACATCGCCACGGCGGCTGCGTGCCTGGCCGGTGTGGAGCTCTCCGCCTGGGTGATCGAGGTGCTCCTCGGCAAGGATGCGCGCGACGCGGTGCTCGCGGAGGTTCAGCCTGTGGGCCGGCCTTTCCAGCCTGCGGACCCGCCGTTTCAGCCTGCGGCCGAGAGCCCGCTCGAGCCCAGCGGCGACGCCCTGTATCGAGGGAGCTGCCTTTGCAAAGCCATCGAATACGAACTACACGCCGAGCTCGGCGACTTTGGATATTGCCATTGCACGAGCTGCCGCAAGGCCAGCGGCACGGCGCACGGCTCCAATTCGCCCGTCGACCGGGCGCGCTTCCGCCTGCTGCGCGGCGCCTCCGTGCTCCGTGAGCACGAATCGTCTCCCGGCAAATTCCGAACATTCTGCTCGAGCTGCGGCTCGCCCATTTATGCCTATCTGGCGTCGAGCCCCGACGTTCTCCGCATCCGCCTGGGGAGCCTGGACACTCCGTTCACGAAGCAGGCAAGGGCGCACACCTTCGTCTCCGACAAGGCGCCCTGGGAGGATATCGTCGACGAGGTACCCCAATTTGCCGAGTGGGCGCCGCGCTCCGTGCTCCACCAACGGGGCTCGCGCCAGCGCGAAACGTGA
- a CDS encoding acyl-CoA dehydrogenase family protein — MTTNEAANPTAADPMDPVRAMDARVAMIRSECADLDTTRAIPASVMRALQAAGVYPMLVPKELGGAEIDPVTFLRVVEAASYADGSVGWCVAISGCYGTFGGMLPAEGARRIFAAPATIVVGAFRPTGVATPVDGGYRVTGRWPFASGSTHATWYLGGCTIVRDGKPIMGPTGVPMPRSPRARAHSEPVGHRLPRRGLTPLAMAAVRERAPTIHRSCRQEQTLAGPAPRLDIGIAVCPPSTVKRLLSRQCQSQ, encoded by the coding sequence ATGACCACGAACGAAGCAGCGAACCCCACGGCGGCCGACCCCATGGATCCGGTGCGCGCGATGGACGCCCGGGTGGCGATGATTCGATCCGAATGTGCCGATCTCGACACCACGCGAGCCATCCCCGCCTCGGTCATGCGAGCGCTCCAGGCCGCGGGGGTTTATCCGATGCTGGTCCCAAAGGAGCTCGGTGGCGCCGAAATCGATCCGGTAACGTTCTTGCGGGTGGTGGAGGCTGCGTCGTATGCCGATGGATCCGTAGGATGGTGCGTGGCGATCAGCGGCTGTTACGGCACCTTCGGTGGGATGCTCCCAGCCGAGGGCGCCCGCCGCATCTTCGCCGCCCCGGCGACGATCGTGGTCGGCGCCTTCCGGCCTACGGGGGTTGCCACCCCGGTCGACGGGGGATATCGCGTGACCGGCCGCTGGCCATTTGCCAGCGGGTCCACCCACGCCACATGGTACCTCGGTGGATGCACCATCGTGCGCGACGGTAAGCCCATCATGGGCCCTACGGGGGTCCCTATGCCGCGATCTCCTCGGGCGCGAGCTCATTCCGAGCCCGTGGGCCATCGACTACCGCGGCGAGGCCTGACCCCGCTCGCCATGGCGGCCGTTCGCGAACGCGCGCCCACGATTCATCGCTCATGCCGGCAGGAGCAGACTCTTGCCGGCCCTGCGCCGCGCCTCGATATCGGCATTGCGGTATGTCCGCCCTCGACCGTGAAACGTCTCCTTTCACGGCAATGTCAATCGCAATAA
- a CDS encoding FAD-dependent oxidoreductase: MRTAIWLERRGIQTWEPPAKAADRTKGSQPDFGRRQLLQTFGMAAGAASLGAALPACASGVDEKDDGPEIDAQSSAVATRGPQIVVVGAGLAGLTAAYRLAQRGRRVRVVDANDRIGGRTFTLRDRFPTKVELGGELIDTGHVAIQRLVGELGLHLLDLVGATATLERERYFLRGETYTEERIIELFRPIARQLDADYEAQGPEIASYDSNNEVQRRLDRTSIQEWFDQHGFHGPARSLLEVAYVGEYGREAFEQSYLNLLYLISTEAPPLELFGDSDERFTVKEGNDAIAKGLAARLPEPVRLEHRLLALRGKSDGRVEVVLDAGRRTVQITADQVVVAIPFTQLRKCEISGIEIASAQRLAIDRLNYGTNSKLMLGMSSRPWVAAGTSGSSTTDLDYQQSWDSSRGYATTGAAITSFSGGKHGLSVGEGRVQDQAARFVARLERVFPGAAAAYDGTAVRMVWGTARHFEGSYSCYAPGDWTKISGAEKLRFGNVHVAGEHTSTDFQGYMEGAVESGERAAAEILE, translated from the coding sequence GTGCGAACGGCCATTTGGCTCGAGCGGCGGGGGATTCAAACGTGGGAGCCACCCGCCAAAGCGGCCGATCGCACCAAGGGATCGCAGCCCGATTTCGGGCGCCGGCAGCTGTTGCAAACCTTTGGCATGGCCGCGGGGGCGGCGAGCCTCGGGGCTGCGCTGCCCGCGTGCGCATCGGGGGTCGACGAGAAGGATGACGGGCCCGAAATCGATGCGCAATCGTCGGCAGTTGCAACGCGCGGACCACAGATTGTCGTGGTGGGCGCGGGTCTCGCCGGGTTGACGGCGGCGTATCGTCTCGCGCAACGCGGCCGCCGCGTTCGTGTGGTGGATGCCAACGACCGGATTGGCGGTCGTACCTTCACCTTGCGCGACCGATTTCCGACCAAGGTCGAATTGGGCGGCGAATTGATCGACACCGGGCATGTGGCCATCCAGCGTCTGGTGGGCGAATTGGGATTGCATCTTTTGGACCTGGTGGGGGCCACCGCCACCCTGGAGCGCGAACGTTATTTTTTGCGGGGCGAGACGTACACCGAGGAGCGAATCATCGAGTTGTTCCGGCCCATCGCGCGGCAGCTCGATGCGGACTACGAGGCGCAGGGGCCCGAGATCGCATCGTACGACTCGAACAACGAAGTTCAACGCAGGCTCGATCGAACCAGCATTCAAGAGTGGTTCGACCAGCACGGCTTTCACGGTCCCGCGCGGAGCCTCCTCGAGGTTGCCTATGTCGGAGAATACGGACGTGAGGCCTTCGAGCAAAGCTACCTCAATTTGCTTTACCTCATTTCGACGGAGGCTCCGCCCTTGGAGCTCTTTGGCGACAGCGATGAGCGCTTCACCGTAAAGGAAGGCAACGACGCCATCGCCAAAGGGCTGGCGGCACGGTTGCCGGAGCCGGTGCGGCTCGAGCACCGCCTTCTGGCGCTTCGTGGAAAGAGCGATGGTCGGGTCGAGGTCGTTCTCGATGCCGGAAGGCGCACGGTGCAGATCACCGCCGACCAGGTGGTGGTGGCCATCCCGTTCACGCAGCTGCGAAAGTGCGAAATCAGCGGCATCGAAATCGCGAGCGCCCAACGTCTCGCCATCGATCGCCTGAACTATGGGACCAATAGCAAGTTGATGCTCGGTATGTCCTCGCGTCCGTGGGTGGCCGCCGGCACGTCCGGATCTTCGACCACGGATTTGGACTACCAGCAAAGTTGGGACTCGTCGCGCGGCTATGCGACCACGGGCGCCGCCATCACCTCGTTCAGCGGCGGCAAGCACGGGCTATCGGTGGGCGAAGGCCGCGTTCAGGACCAAGCGGCGCGCTTCGTGGCACGGCTCGAACGGGTCTTCCCCGGCGCGGCCGCCGCGTACGATGGTACCGCCGTGCGCATGGTTTGGGGCACCGCGCGCCACTTCGAAGGAAGCTATTCCTGCTACGCGCCCGGCGACTGGACCAAGATATCCGGCGCCGAAAAGCTCCGATTCGGAAATGTGCACGTCGCGGGCGAGCACACCAGCACCGACTTTCAGGGCTACATGGAGGGCGCCGTCGAATCGGGCGAGCGCGCGGCTGCCGAAATTCTCGAGTAA
- a CDS encoding M14 family metallopeptidase: MQLRTIRRKSVLALSALLGLASTMVLVAGCSSDGAAAPEAPAEASAARGDLLVTHVYYKDQADLQRMVDETDLDVLEEVNAEEGWVAVLIEDAKQYDDLIAQGYRVDIVERESAAARKKTQSMEALAGIPGYSCYRTVEETNTAINTLVSDHPTLAKVVTIGKSWKKVQNSSQGYDLRVLKVTNSAIAGPKPVFFLMGAIHAREYTTAETALRFAEQMVNGYGTDADATWLLDHYELHVLPQTNPDGRKIAEQGYYQRKNGNNSNGGSCSNPPQSSNQYGTDLNRNSSYKYATGGSSSQACAETYRGPSAASEPETRAVQDYIASIFPDQRGPNTSDPAPSTATGVLITLHSYAQKVLYPWGWSASAPPNAAGLATLGRKLGFLNGYSACQVAASGCMYVASGGTDDWSYGELGVASYTIEMGTAFFESCSSFTSTVAPGNLAALRYAFKAARRPYQTPSGPDSLEVVASPSTVTAGAKVTLTAKAIDGRYSSTSEATQNIAAARYSVGAPSWVSGTTTVAMSASDGAFNAKTESVTASIDTSGWQTGRHIVLVESQDASGNWGVPSAVFINVQ; encoded by the coding sequence ATGCAATTGCGAACGATTCGGCGAAAGAGCGTATTGGCCCTCTCGGCCTTGCTCGGGCTTGCATCGACCATGGTGCTCGTCGCGGGCTGCAGCAGCGATGGCGCCGCGGCCCCCGAGGCCCCCGCGGAGGCATCCGCGGCCCGTGGAGACCTGTTGGTGACCCACGTCTACTACAAGGATCAGGCCGACCTGCAACGCATGGTCGACGAGACGGACCTCGATGTGCTCGAGGAGGTCAATGCCGAGGAGGGATGGGTCGCCGTTCTGATCGAGGACGCCAAGCAGTACGATGACCTCATTGCGCAGGGATATCGCGTCGACATCGTCGAGCGCGAATCCGCGGCGGCGCGCAAGAAGACCCAGAGCATGGAGGCCCTGGCGGGCATCCCGGGCTATTCATGCTATCGCACGGTCGAAGAGACGAACACGGCCATCAATACGCTCGTATCGGATCATCCGACGCTTGCGAAGGTGGTGACCATTGGCAAGTCGTGGAAGAAAGTACAGAACAGCAGCCAGGGGTACGACCTGCGCGTGCTCAAGGTCACCAACAGCGCCATCGCGGGACCGAAGCCGGTCTTCTTCCTGATGGGCGCGATCCACGCACGGGAGTACACGACGGCGGAGACGGCGCTGCGTTTCGCCGAGCAGATGGTGAATGGCTATGGGACGGATGCCGATGCAACATGGTTGCTCGACCACTACGAGCTGCATGTTTTGCCGCAGACGAACCCCGATGGCAGGAAAATCGCCGAGCAAGGCTATTACCAACGCAAGAACGGGAACAATTCGAACGGCGGAAGTTGCTCCAATCCGCCGCAGTCGAGCAATCAGTATGGGACCGATCTGAATCGGAACAGCTCCTACAAATATGCGACGGGGGGCTCGAGCTCCCAAGCATGTGCGGAGACGTACCGAGGACCGAGCGCGGCGTCGGAGCCGGAGACCCGGGCCGTGCAGGACTACATTGCGTCCATTTTTCCGGATCAGCGCGGGCCGAATACCTCGGATCCGGCGCCGAGCACCGCCACGGGTGTCCTCATCACCTTGCATAGCTACGCGCAGAAGGTGCTCTATCCGTGGGGTTGGAGCGCGAGCGCGCCGCCGAATGCGGCGGGGTTGGCGACCTTGGGCCGCAAGCTCGGCTTCCTCAATGGCTACTCCGCGTGCCAGGTCGCGGCCTCCGGTTGCATGTATGTTGCAAGCGGTGGCACGGACGATTGGTCCTATGGCGAATTGGGCGTGGCCTCGTACACCATCGAAATGGGCACGGCCTTCTTCGAGAGCTGCTCGAGCTTCACCAGCACGGTCGCTCCCGGCAACCTCGCGGCGTTGCGTTATGCCTTCAAGGCGGCGCGGCGTCCGTACCAAACGCCCTCCGGACCGGATTCGCTCGAGGTCGTCGCGTCGCCGTCCACGGTGACCGCGGGGGCCAAGGTGACCTTGACGGCAAAGGCCATCGATGGCCGCTACAGCAGCACCAGCGAGGCGACTCAAAATATCGCGGCGGCTCGCTACTCGGTGGGCGCACCCTCGTGGGTCTCCGGAACGACCACCGTCGCCATGAGCGCGTCCGACGGCGCCTTCAACGCGAAGACCGAAAGCGTGACCGCGTCCATCGATACCAGCGGATGGCAGACGGGCCGGCACATCGTTCTGGTCGAGAGCCAGGACGCCTCCGGAAATTGGGGCGTTCCCAGCGCCGTATTCATCAACGTTCAGTAA
- a CDS encoding DUF305 domain-containing protein, giving the protein MESFRRRSMRPSWALLGIACWIGAAGCTGKAKAAPAATEAAGSASARGDEAPFLAENDAAMNKMMADMAVAPTGDVDRDFVAMMVPHHQGAIDMARAVLRYGHNEQVRRIAQEIVVEQMQEIAAMTLAVGQPLPPSIPAPTRAGVPEVTK; this is encoded by the coding sequence ATGGAATCATTTCGTCGTCGTTCGATGCGCCCGAGCTGGGCGCTCTTGGGAATTGCGTGTTGGATCGGCGCTGCGGGCTGCACGGGCAAGGCGAAGGCTGCGCCGGCCGCGACCGAGGCTGCGGGCAGCGCGAGCGCGCGCGGCGACGAAGCACCGTTCCTCGCGGAAAACGACGCCGCGATGAACAAGATGATGGCCGACATGGCCGTCGCGCCCACGGGCGATGTCGATCGCGATTTCGTCGCGATGATGGTCCCGCACCACCAAGGCGCGATCGACATGGCGCGGGCCGTGCTGCGCTACGGACACAACGAGCAGGTCCGGCGCATCGCCCAGGAGATCGTCGTCGAGCAGATGCAGGAGATCGCCGCCATGACGCTCGCGGTCGGCCAACCGCTGCCGCCATCCATTCCGGCGCCCACGCGCGCGGGTGTCCCCGAGGTGACGAAATGA
- a CDS encoding YncE family protein has translation MKRALVASMGLLAILGLACTEPASARQAPSPAPPNDIPISHRDRVYATEQFSNTVSVTDPVDNKLLGVIRLGDPQPGNFSPLYKGQVLVHGIGFSPDHRTLAVVSIGSNSVSFIDTATNAIKHVTYLGRSPHEAFFTPDGNEVWVTVRGEDYVAVLDARSYEEKTRIQTPSGPGMQIFSPDGQYGYICSSFNPETVIVRVSDHTIVGRVVQPSPFCPNIAATPDGKQVWFTLKDVGKVAVFDAQPPFAVLATMDTGPITNHVHFARTARGQFAYVTIGGANEVKVLRTDDFSQVATIAVGKLPHGLWPSGDGTRIYVGLENADALAVIDTAMNRVVATIPVGQAPQAVVYVPNAVTDGMGTQNLQALGVAGQVAQLTLAPLAAPSGRDAPTSVALFDQGLLQVVQASVTGLAPKQPYVLALADNPNGNGRIEPIASFTTNPTGSAVVNATGPIRQLVQDETSGPRRYLVIAPGLPASPGAPVQVQVP, from the coding sequence ATGAAGCGCGCCCTCGTCGCCTCCATGGGGCTCTTGGCGATCCTCGGCCTCGCGTGCACCGAGCCTGCGAGCGCTCGGCAAGCGCCCAGCCCGGCGCCCCCGAACGACATCCCGATCAGCCACCGCGATCGCGTGTACGCCACGGAGCAGTTCTCGAACACGGTTTCGGTCACGGATCCCGTCGACAACAAGCTGCTCGGCGTCATCCGCCTGGGCGATCCGCAGCCCGGCAATTTCAGCCCGCTCTACAAAGGGCAGGTGCTCGTGCACGGCATTGGCTTCTCGCCCGATCACCGCACCTTGGCCGTCGTCTCCATCGGCAGCAACTCGGTCTCGTTCATCGACACGGCGACCAACGCCATAAAGCACGTGACGTACCTGGGGCGCTCGCCGCACGAAGCGTTCTTCACCCCCGACGGCAACGAGGTGTGGGTCACGGTCCGCGGCGAGGACTACGTGGCGGTGCTCGACGCCCGCTCGTACGAGGAGAAGACGCGCATCCAAACTCCGTCGGGGCCCGGTATGCAAATTTTCTCGCCCGACGGTCAATACGGATACATTTGCTCGTCGTTCAATCCGGAGACGGTCATCGTACGCGTCTCCGATCACACCATCGTCGGCCGGGTGGTGCAACCGAGCCCCTTCTGCCCGAACATCGCGGCGACGCCCGACGGAAAGCAGGTTTGGTTCACCTTGAAAGACGTCGGCAAGGTGGCGGTGTTCGACGCGCAGCCGCCCTTCGCCGTATTGGCCACCATGGATACGGGGCCCATTACCAATCACGTCCATTTCGCGCGTACCGCGCGCGGCCAATTCGCATATGTCACCATCGGAGGAGCCAACGAGGTCAAGGTGCTGCGCACCGACGATTTCTCGCAGGTCGCTACCATCGCGGTCGGCAAGCTGCCGCACGGCCTGTGGCCCTCGGGCGATGGGACGCGCATCTACGTCGGGCTCGAGAACGCCGACGCGCTCGCGGTGATCGACACCGCGATGAACCGGGTGGTGGCCACCATCCCCGTCGGGCAGGCACCGCAAGCCGTCGTGTACGTGCCGAACGCGGTGACCGATGGCATGGGGACGCAGAACCTGCAAGCGCTCGGCGTCGCCGGGCAGGTCGCGCAGCTCACCTTGGCGCCTCTCGCGGCCCCGAGCGGCAGAGATGCGCCCACCAGCGTCGCGCTCTTCGACCAGGGCTTGCTGCAAGTGGTGCAAGCTTCGGTCACGGGGCTCGCGCCCAAGCAGCCGTACGTGCTCGCGCTCGCGGACAACCCGAACGGCAACGGACGGATCGAGCCCATCGCGTCGTTCACCACGAACCCCACGGGGTCGGCTGTCGTCAACGCCACCGGGCCGATCCGCCAGCTCGTGCAGGACGAGACCAGCGGTCCGCGCCGGTACCTGGTGATCGCGCCCGGCCTTCCGGCGAGCCCCGGCGCGCCTGTCCAAGTGCAGGTGCCGTGA
- a CDS encoding sigma-70 family RNA polymerase sigma factor has translation MNDMILLIEPLIPALRRYARAHVGDPAAADDLVQASLECAVSRWHQRREDGDARAWMFAILHNLAISRVRQKLRRGRHVSIDDANEASLARPAWQESRLRHRDLLQAMESLSEDQKSVLLLVSIEDPSYAEAARVLGVPIGTVMSRLARAREKLREAMEGVETEPASDEGTRELRRIQ, from the coding sequence ATGAACGACATGATCCTCTTGATCGAGCCGTTGATCCCGGCGCTGCGCCGCTATGCGCGGGCGCACGTCGGGGACCCGGCGGCCGCCGACGATCTCGTGCAAGCGAGCCTGGAGTGCGCGGTGAGCCGCTGGCACCAGCGGCGCGAGGACGGAGACGCGCGCGCGTGGATGTTCGCCATCCTGCACAACCTCGCCATCTCGCGCGTGCGGCAGAAGCTCCGTCGCGGCCGACACGTGTCGATCGACGACGCCAACGAAGCTTCCCTGGCGCGGCCCGCGTGGCAGGAGAGTCGATTGCGTCACCGTGATCTGTTGCAAGCCATGGAATCGCTGAGCGAAGATCAAAAGAGCGTGCTGCTCCTCGTCTCGATCGAAGATCCGTCGTACGCGGAGGCGGCGCGCGTGCTCGGCGTGCCCATCGGGACCGTCATGTCGCGCCTCGCCCGCGCGCGCGAGAAGCTGCGGGAGGCAATGGAAGGCGTCGAAACGGAGCCCGCGAGCGACGAGGGGACGCGCGAGTTGCGGAGGATCCAGTGA